One segment of Hippopotamus amphibius kiboko isolate mHipAmp2 chromosome 2, mHipAmp2.hap2, whole genome shotgun sequence DNA contains the following:
- the CLCN3 gene encoding H(+)/Cl(-) exchange transporter 3 isoform X1: MESEQLFHRGYYRNSYNSITSASSDEELLDGAGVIMDFQTSEDDNLLDGDTAVGTHYTMTNGGSISSSTHLLDLLDEPIPGVGTYDDFHTIDWVREKCKDRERHRRINSKKKESAWEMTKSLYDAWSGWLVVTLTGLASGALAGLIDIAADWMTDLKEGICLSALWYNHEQCCWGSNETTFEERDKCPQWKTWAELIIGQAEGPGSYIMNYIMYIFWALSFAFLAVSLVKVFAPYACGSGIPEIKTILSGFIIRGYLGKWTLMIKTITLVLAVASGLSLGKEGPLVHVACCCGNIFSYLFPKYSTNEAKKREVLSAASAAGVSVAFGAPIGGVLFSLEEVSYYFPLKTLWRSFFAALVAAFVLRSINPFGNSRLVLFYVEYHTPWYLFELFPFILLGVFGGLWGAFFIRANIAWCRRRKSTKFGKYPVLEVIVVAAITAVVAFPNPYTRLNTSELIKELFTDCGPLESSSLCDYRNDMNASKIVDDIPDRPAGLGVYSAIWQLCLALIFKIIMTVFTFGIKVPSGLFIPSMAIGAIAGRIVGIAVEQLAYYHHDWFIFKEWCEVGADCITPGLYAMVGAAACLGGVTRMTVSLVVIVFELTGGLEYIVPLMAAVMTSKWVGDAFGREGIYEAHIRLNGYPFLDAKEEFTHTTLAADVMRPRRSDPPLAVLTQDNMTVDDIENMINETSYNGFPVIMSKESQRLVGFALRRDLTIAIESARKKQEGIVGSSRVCFAQHTPSLPAESPRPLKLRSILDMSPFTVTDHTPMEIVVDIFRKLGLRQCLVTHNGTVLGIITKKNMVEHLEELTRRTEPLTPPWYHHKKRYPPSYGPDGKPRPRLNNVQLSPAASEGEEPGEEARLLGSTTL; encoded by the exons GGACTCATTACACCATGACGAACGGAGGCAGCATCAGCAGTTCCACACACTTGCTGGACCTTCTGGATGAGCCCATCCCGGGTGTTGGCACCTATGATGATTTCCACACCATTGATTGGGTGCGGGAGAAatgtaaagacagagaaaggcatAGACGG atcaacagcaaaaagaaagaatcagcatGGGAAATGACAAAAAGTTTGTATGATGCGTGGTCAGGATGGCTAGTAGTAACACTAACCGGATTGGCATCAg GGGCGTTGGCTGGATTAATAGACATTGCTGCCGACTGGATGACTGACCTAAAGGAGGGCATCTGCCTTAGTGCACTGTGGTACAACCACGAACAGTGCTGCTGGGGGTCTAACGAAACCACGTTTGAGGAGAGGGATAAATGTCCACAGTGGAAAACATGGGCGGAACTAATCATAGGTCAAGCAGAG GGTCCTGGTTCATACATCATGAACTACATAATGTACATCTTCTGGGCCTTGAGTTTCGCCTTTCTTGCTGTTTCCCTGGTGAAGGTGTTTGCTCCCTATGCCTGTGGCTCTGGGATCCCAGAG ATTAAAACTATTTTGAGTGGATTCATCATCAGAGGCTACTTGGGAAAATGGACTTTAATGATTAAAACCATCACATTAGTACTGGCTGTGGCATCAGGTTTGAGTTTAGGAAAAGAAGGGCCCCTGGTACACGTTGCCTGTTGCTGTGGAAATATCTTTTCCTACCTCTTTCCAAAGTACAGCACAAATGAAGCTAAAAAAAGAGAG GTGCTGTCAGCTGCCTCAGCTGCAGGTGTTTCTGTAGCTTTTGGTGCACCAATTGGAGGAGTTCTTTTTAGCCTGGAAGAG gttagctattattttcctcttaaaactTTATGGAGATCATTTTTTGCTGCTTTAGTGGCTGCATTTGTTTTGAGATCCATCAATCCATTTGGTAATAGCCGTCTGGTCCTTTTTTATGTGGAGTATCATACCCCGTGGTACCTTTTTGAactgtttccttttattctcctCGGGGTATTTGGAGGGCTATGGGGAGCCTTTTTCATTAGGGCAAATATTGCCTGGTGTCGTCGACGCAAATCCACCAAGTTTGGGAAGTACCCTGTTCTCGAGGTCATCGTTGTTGCAGCCATCACGGCTGTGGTAGCCTTCCCTAACCCCTACACGAGGCTCAACACCAGCGAGCTGATTAAAGAGCTCTTCACAGACTGCGGCCCCCTGGAGTCCTCTTCTCTCTGTGACTACAGAAATGACATGAATGCCAGTAAAATCGTTGACGACATTCCTGATCGTCCAGCAGGCCTTGGAGTGTATTCAGCCATATGGCAGTTGTGCTTGGCACtcatatttaaaatcataatgaCGGTGTTCacttttggtatcaag GTCCCGTCCGGCTTGTTCATCCCCAGCATGGCCATCGGTGCGATCGCCGGCCGCATCGTGGGCATTGCCGTGGAGCAGCTGGCCTACTATCACCACGACTGGTTCATCTTCAAGGAGTGGTGCGAGGTCGGGGCCGACTGCATCACCCCCGGCCTGTACGCCATGGTTGGTGCGGCCGCGTGCTTAG GTGGTGTGACAAGGATGACTGTGTCCCTGGTGGTCATTGTTTTTGAGCTCACAGGAGGCTTGGAGTATATTGTTCCCCTTATGGCTGCAGTAATGACCAGTAAATGGGTTGGAGATGCCTTTGGGAGGGAAGGCATTTATGAAGCTCACATCCGGCTAAATGGGTACCCTTTCTTGGATGCAAAAGAAGAATTCACTCATACCACCCTGGCTGCTGATGTCATGAGACCCCGGAGGAGCGACCCTCCCCTGGCTGTCCTGACCCAGGACAACATGACCGTGGATGACATAGAAAACATGATTAACGAGACCAGCTACAATGGCTTTCCTGTCATAATGTCCAAAGAGTCTCAGAGATTAGTGGGATTTGCCCTCAGAAGAGACCTGACAATTGCCATAG AAAGTGCCAGAAAAAAACAGGAAGGGATCGTGGGCAGTTCGCGCGTGTGTTTTGCACAGCACACCCCGTCCCTCCCTGCGGAGAGCCCCCGGCCCCTGAAGCTGCGCAGCATCCTGGACATGAGCCCGTTCACGGTCACGGACCACACGCCCATGGAGATCGTGGTGGACATCTTCCGGAAGCTGGGCCTGCGGCAGTGCCTGGTCACTCACAACGG GACCGTCTTGGGGATCATCACCAAGAAGAACATGGTAGAGCACCTGGAGGAGCTGACACGGCGCACCGAGCCCTTG aCGCCTCCTTGGTATCATCACAAAAAAAGATATCCTCCGTCATATGGCCCAGACGGCAAACCAAGACCCCGCCTCAATAATGTTCAACTGAGCCCCGCAGCGTCAGAGGGAGAGGAGCCCGGGGAGGAGGCCCGCCTGCTGGGCAGCACCACACTTTAA
- the CLCN3 gene encoding H(+)/Cl(-) exchange transporter 3 isoform X2, which translates to MAMDAASDPYLPYDGGGDCIPLRELHKRGTHYTMTNGGSISSSTHLLDLLDEPIPGVGTYDDFHTIDWVREKCKDRERHRRINSKKKESAWEMTKSLYDAWSGWLVVTLTGLASGALAGLIDIAADWMTDLKEGICLSALWYNHEQCCWGSNETTFEERDKCPQWKTWAELIIGQAEGPGSYIMNYIMYIFWALSFAFLAVSLVKVFAPYACGSGIPEIKTILSGFIIRGYLGKWTLMIKTITLVLAVASGLSLGKEGPLVHVACCCGNIFSYLFPKYSTNEAKKREVLSAASAAGVSVAFGAPIGGVLFSLEEVSYYFPLKTLWRSFFAALVAAFVLRSINPFGNSRLVLFYVEYHTPWYLFELFPFILLGVFGGLWGAFFIRANIAWCRRRKSTKFGKYPVLEVIVVAAITAVVAFPNPYTRLNTSELIKELFTDCGPLESSSLCDYRNDMNASKIVDDIPDRPAGLGVYSAIWQLCLALIFKIIMTVFTFGIKVPSGLFIPSMAIGAIAGRIVGIAVEQLAYYHHDWFIFKEWCEVGADCITPGLYAMVGAAACLGGVTRMTVSLVVIVFELTGGLEYIVPLMAAVMTSKWVGDAFGREGIYEAHIRLNGYPFLDAKEEFTHTTLAADVMRPRRSDPPLAVLTQDNMTVDDIENMINETSYNGFPVIMSKESQRLVGFALRRDLTIAIESARKKQEGIVGSSRVCFAQHTPSLPAESPRPLKLRSILDMSPFTVTDHTPMEIVVDIFRKLGLRQCLVTHNGTVLGIITKKNMVEHLEELTRRTEPLTPPWYHHKKRYPPSYGPDGKPRPRLNNVQLSPAASEGEEPGEEARLLGSTTL; encoded by the exons GGACTCATTACACCATGACGAACGGAGGCAGCATCAGCAGTTCCACACACTTGCTGGACCTTCTGGATGAGCCCATCCCGGGTGTTGGCACCTATGATGATTTCCACACCATTGATTGGGTGCGGGAGAAatgtaaagacagagaaaggcatAGACGG atcaacagcaaaaagaaagaatcagcatGGGAAATGACAAAAAGTTTGTATGATGCGTGGTCAGGATGGCTAGTAGTAACACTAACCGGATTGGCATCAg GGGCGTTGGCTGGATTAATAGACATTGCTGCCGACTGGATGACTGACCTAAAGGAGGGCATCTGCCTTAGTGCACTGTGGTACAACCACGAACAGTGCTGCTGGGGGTCTAACGAAACCACGTTTGAGGAGAGGGATAAATGTCCACAGTGGAAAACATGGGCGGAACTAATCATAGGTCAAGCAGAG GGTCCTGGTTCATACATCATGAACTACATAATGTACATCTTCTGGGCCTTGAGTTTCGCCTTTCTTGCTGTTTCCCTGGTGAAGGTGTTTGCTCCCTATGCCTGTGGCTCTGGGATCCCAGAG ATTAAAACTATTTTGAGTGGATTCATCATCAGAGGCTACTTGGGAAAATGGACTTTAATGATTAAAACCATCACATTAGTACTGGCTGTGGCATCAGGTTTGAGTTTAGGAAAAGAAGGGCCCCTGGTACACGTTGCCTGTTGCTGTGGAAATATCTTTTCCTACCTCTTTCCAAAGTACAGCACAAATGAAGCTAAAAAAAGAGAG GTGCTGTCAGCTGCCTCAGCTGCAGGTGTTTCTGTAGCTTTTGGTGCACCAATTGGAGGAGTTCTTTTTAGCCTGGAAGAG gttagctattattttcctcttaaaactTTATGGAGATCATTTTTTGCTGCTTTAGTGGCTGCATTTGTTTTGAGATCCATCAATCCATTTGGTAATAGCCGTCTGGTCCTTTTTTATGTGGAGTATCATACCCCGTGGTACCTTTTTGAactgtttccttttattctcctCGGGGTATTTGGAGGGCTATGGGGAGCCTTTTTCATTAGGGCAAATATTGCCTGGTGTCGTCGACGCAAATCCACCAAGTTTGGGAAGTACCCTGTTCTCGAGGTCATCGTTGTTGCAGCCATCACGGCTGTGGTAGCCTTCCCTAACCCCTACACGAGGCTCAACACCAGCGAGCTGATTAAAGAGCTCTTCACAGACTGCGGCCCCCTGGAGTCCTCTTCTCTCTGTGACTACAGAAATGACATGAATGCCAGTAAAATCGTTGACGACATTCCTGATCGTCCAGCAGGCCTTGGAGTGTATTCAGCCATATGGCAGTTGTGCTTGGCACtcatatttaaaatcataatgaCGGTGTTCacttttggtatcaag GTCCCGTCCGGCTTGTTCATCCCCAGCATGGCCATCGGTGCGATCGCCGGCCGCATCGTGGGCATTGCCGTGGAGCAGCTGGCCTACTATCACCACGACTGGTTCATCTTCAAGGAGTGGTGCGAGGTCGGGGCCGACTGCATCACCCCCGGCCTGTACGCCATGGTTGGTGCGGCCGCGTGCTTAG GTGGTGTGACAAGGATGACTGTGTCCCTGGTGGTCATTGTTTTTGAGCTCACAGGAGGCTTGGAGTATATTGTTCCCCTTATGGCTGCAGTAATGACCAGTAAATGGGTTGGAGATGCCTTTGGGAGGGAAGGCATTTATGAAGCTCACATCCGGCTAAATGGGTACCCTTTCTTGGATGCAAAAGAAGAATTCACTCATACCACCCTGGCTGCTGATGTCATGAGACCCCGGAGGAGCGACCCTCCCCTGGCTGTCCTGACCCAGGACAACATGACCGTGGATGACATAGAAAACATGATTAACGAGACCAGCTACAATGGCTTTCCTGTCATAATGTCCAAAGAGTCTCAGAGATTAGTGGGATTTGCCCTCAGAAGAGACCTGACAATTGCCATAG AAAGTGCCAGAAAAAAACAGGAAGGGATCGTGGGCAGTTCGCGCGTGTGTTTTGCACAGCACACCCCGTCCCTCCCTGCGGAGAGCCCCCGGCCCCTGAAGCTGCGCAGCATCCTGGACATGAGCCCGTTCACGGTCACGGACCACACGCCCATGGAGATCGTGGTGGACATCTTCCGGAAGCTGGGCCTGCGGCAGTGCCTGGTCACTCACAACGG GACCGTCTTGGGGATCATCACCAAGAAGAACATGGTAGAGCACCTGGAGGAGCTGACACGGCGCACCGAGCCCTTG aCGCCTCCTTGGTATCATCACAAAAAAAGATATCCTCCGTCATATGGCCCAGACGGCAAACCAAGACCCCGCCTCAATAATGTTCAACTGAGCCCCGCAGCGTCAGAGGGAGAGGAGCCCGGGGAGGAGGCCCGCCTGCTGGGCAGCACCACACTTTAA
- the CLCN3 gene encoding H(+)/Cl(-) exchange transporter 3 isoform X3 encodes MESEQLFHRGYYRNSYNSITSASSDEELLDGAGVIMDFQTSEDDNLLDGDTAVGTHYTMTNGGSISSSTHLLDLLDEPIPGVGTYDDFHTIDWVREKCKDRERHRRINSKKKESAWEMTKSLYDAWSGWLVVTLTGLASGALAGLIDIAADWMTDLKEGICLSALWYNHEQCCWGSNETTFEERDKCPQWKTWAELIIGQAEGPGSYIMNYIMYIFWALSFAFLAVSLVKVFAPYACGSGIPEIKTILSGFIIRGYLGKWTLMIKTITLVLAVASGLSLGKEGPLVHVACCCGNIFSYLFPKYSTNEAKKREVLSAASAAGVSVAFGAPIGGVLFSLEEVSYYFPLKTLWRSFFAALVAAFVLRSINPFGNSRLVLFYVEYHTPWYLFELFPFILLGVFGGLWGAFFIRANIAWCRRRKSTKFGKYPVLEVIVVAAITAVVAFPNPYTRLNTSELIKELFTDCGPLESSSLCDYRNDMNASKIVDDIPDRPAGLGVYSAIWQLCLALIFKIIMTVFTFGIKVPSGLFIPSMAIGAIAGRIVGIAVEQLAYYHHDWFIFKEWCEVGADCITPGLYAMVGAAACLGGVTRMTVSLVVIVFELTGGLEYIVPLMAAVMTSKWVGDAFGREGIYEAHIRLNGYPFLDAKEEFTHTTLAADVMRPRRSDPPLAVLTQDNMTVDDIENMINETSYNGFPVIMSKESQRLVGFALRRDLTIAIESARKKQEGIVGSSRVCFAQHTPSLPAESPRPLKLRSILDMSPFTVTDHTPMEIVVDIFRKLGLRQCLVTHNGRLLGIITKKDILRHMAQTANQDPASIMFN; translated from the exons GGACTCATTACACCATGACGAACGGAGGCAGCATCAGCAGTTCCACACACTTGCTGGACCTTCTGGATGAGCCCATCCCGGGTGTTGGCACCTATGATGATTTCCACACCATTGATTGGGTGCGGGAGAAatgtaaagacagagaaaggcatAGACGG atcaacagcaaaaagaaagaatcagcatGGGAAATGACAAAAAGTTTGTATGATGCGTGGTCAGGATGGCTAGTAGTAACACTAACCGGATTGGCATCAg GGGCGTTGGCTGGATTAATAGACATTGCTGCCGACTGGATGACTGACCTAAAGGAGGGCATCTGCCTTAGTGCACTGTGGTACAACCACGAACAGTGCTGCTGGGGGTCTAACGAAACCACGTTTGAGGAGAGGGATAAATGTCCACAGTGGAAAACATGGGCGGAACTAATCATAGGTCAAGCAGAG GGTCCTGGTTCATACATCATGAACTACATAATGTACATCTTCTGGGCCTTGAGTTTCGCCTTTCTTGCTGTTTCCCTGGTGAAGGTGTTTGCTCCCTATGCCTGTGGCTCTGGGATCCCAGAG ATTAAAACTATTTTGAGTGGATTCATCATCAGAGGCTACTTGGGAAAATGGACTTTAATGATTAAAACCATCACATTAGTACTGGCTGTGGCATCAGGTTTGAGTTTAGGAAAAGAAGGGCCCCTGGTACACGTTGCCTGTTGCTGTGGAAATATCTTTTCCTACCTCTTTCCAAAGTACAGCACAAATGAAGCTAAAAAAAGAGAG GTGCTGTCAGCTGCCTCAGCTGCAGGTGTTTCTGTAGCTTTTGGTGCACCAATTGGAGGAGTTCTTTTTAGCCTGGAAGAG gttagctattattttcctcttaaaactTTATGGAGATCATTTTTTGCTGCTTTAGTGGCTGCATTTGTTTTGAGATCCATCAATCCATTTGGTAATAGCCGTCTGGTCCTTTTTTATGTGGAGTATCATACCCCGTGGTACCTTTTTGAactgtttccttttattctcctCGGGGTATTTGGAGGGCTATGGGGAGCCTTTTTCATTAGGGCAAATATTGCCTGGTGTCGTCGACGCAAATCCACCAAGTTTGGGAAGTACCCTGTTCTCGAGGTCATCGTTGTTGCAGCCATCACGGCTGTGGTAGCCTTCCCTAACCCCTACACGAGGCTCAACACCAGCGAGCTGATTAAAGAGCTCTTCACAGACTGCGGCCCCCTGGAGTCCTCTTCTCTCTGTGACTACAGAAATGACATGAATGCCAGTAAAATCGTTGACGACATTCCTGATCGTCCAGCAGGCCTTGGAGTGTATTCAGCCATATGGCAGTTGTGCTTGGCACtcatatttaaaatcataatgaCGGTGTTCacttttggtatcaag GTCCCGTCCGGCTTGTTCATCCCCAGCATGGCCATCGGTGCGATCGCCGGCCGCATCGTGGGCATTGCCGTGGAGCAGCTGGCCTACTATCACCACGACTGGTTCATCTTCAAGGAGTGGTGCGAGGTCGGGGCCGACTGCATCACCCCCGGCCTGTACGCCATGGTTGGTGCGGCCGCGTGCTTAG GTGGTGTGACAAGGATGACTGTGTCCCTGGTGGTCATTGTTTTTGAGCTCACAGGAGGCTTGGAGTATATTGTTCCCCTTATGGCTGCAGTAATGACCAGTAAATGGGTTGGAGATGCCTTTGGGAGGGAAGGCATTTATGAAGCTCACATCCGGCTAAATGGGTACCCTTTCTTGGATGCAAAAGAAGAATTCACTCATACCACCCTGGCTGCTGATGTCATGAGACCCCGGAGGAGCGACCCTCCCCTGGCTGTCCTGACCCAGGACAACATGACCGTGGATGACATAGAAAACATGATTAACGAGACCAGCTACAATGGCTTTCCTGTCATAATGTCCAAAGAGTCTCAGAGATTAGTGGGATTTGCCCTCAGAAGAGACCTGACAATTGCCATAG AAAGTGCCAGAAAAAAACAGGAAGGGATCGTGGGCAGTTCGCGCGTGTGTTTTGCACAGCACACCCCGTCCCTCCCTGCGGAGAGCCCCCGGCCCCTGAAGCTGCGCAGCATCCTGGACATGAGCCCGTTCACGGTCACGGACCACACGCCCATGGAGATCGTGGTGGACATCTTCCGGAAGCTGGGCCTGCGGCAGTGCCTGGTCACTCACAACGG aCGCCTCCTTGGTATCATCACAAAAAAAGATATCCTCCGTCATATGGCCCAGACGGCAAACCAAGACCCCGCCTCAATAATGTTCAACTGA
- the CLCN3 gene encoding H(+)/Cl(-) exchange transporter 3 isoform X4: MAMDAASDPYLPYDGGGDCIPLRELHKRGTHYTMTNGGSISSSTHLLDLLDEPIPGVGTYDDFHTIDWVREKCKDRERHRRINSKKKESAWEMTKSLYDAWSGWLVVTLTGLASGALAGLIDIAADWMTDLKEGICLSALWYNHEQCCWGSNETTFEERDKCPQWKTWAELIIGQAEGPGSYIMNYIMYIFWALSFAFLAVSLVKVFAPYACGSGIPEIKTILSGFIIRGYLGKWTLMIKTITLVLAVASGLSLGKEGPLVHVACCCGNIFSYLFPKYSTNEAKKREVLSAASAAGVSVAFGAPIGGVLFSLEEVSYYFPLKTLWRSFFAALVAAFVLRSINPFGNSRLVLFYVEYHTPWYLFELFPFILLGVFGGLWGAFFIRANIAWCRRRKSTKFGKYPVLEVIVVAAITAVVAFPNPYTRLNTSELIKELFTDCGPLESSSLCDYRNDMNASKIVDDIPDRPAGLGVYSAIWQLCLALIFKIIMTVFTFGIKVPSGLFIPSMAIGAIAGRIVGIAVEQLAYYHHDWFIFKEWCEVGADCITPGLYAMVGAAACLGGVTRMTVSLVVIVFELTGGLEYIVPLMAAVMTSKWVGDAFGREGIYEAHIRLNGYPFLDAKEEFTHTTLAADVMRPRRSDPPLAVLTQDNMTVDDIENMINETSYNGFPVIMSKESQRLVGFALRRDLTIAIESARKKQEGIVGSSRVCFAQHTPSLPAESPRPLKLRSILDMSPFTVTDHTPMEIVVDIFRKLGLRQCLVTHNGRLLGIITKKDILRHMAQTANQDPASIMFN; this comes from the exons GGACTCATTACACCATGACGAACGGAGGCAGCATCAGCAGTTCCACACACTTGCTGGACCTTCTGGATGAGCCCATCCCGGGTGTTGGCACCTATGATGATTTCCACACCATTGATTGGGTGCGGGAGAAatgtaaagacagagaaaggcatAGACGG atcaacagcaaaaagaaagaatcagcatGGGAAATGACAAAAAGTTTGTATGATGCGTGGTCAGGATGGCTAGTAGTAACACTAACCGGATTGGCATCAg GGGCGTTGGCTGGATTAATAGACATTGCTGCCGACTGGATGACTGACCTAAAGGAGGGCATCTGCCTTAGTGCACTGTGGTACAACCACGAACAGTGCTGCTGGGGGTCTAACGAAACCACGTTTGAGGAGAGGGATAAATGTCCACAGTGGAAAACATGGGCGGAACTAATCATAGGTCAAGCAGAG GGTCCTGGTTCATACATCATGAACTACATAATGTACATCTTCTGGGCCTTGAGTTTCGCCTTTCTTGCTGTTTCCCTGGTGAAGGTGTTTGCTCCCTATGCCTGTGGCTCTGGGATCCCAGAG ATTAAAACTATTTTGAGTGGATTCATCATCAGAGGCTACTTGGGAAAATGGACTTTAATGATTAAAACCATCACATTAGTACTGGCTGTGGCATCAGGTTTGAGTTTAGGAAAAGAAGGGCCCCTGGTACACGTTGCCTGTTGCTGTGGAAATATCTTTTCCTACCTCTTTCCAAAGTACAGCACAAATGAAGCTAAAAAAAGAGAG GTGCTGTCAGCTGCCTCAGCTGCAGGTGTTTCTGTAGCTTTTGGTGCACCAATTGGAGGAGTTCTTTTTAGCCTGGAAGAG gttagctattattttcctcttaaaactTTATGGAGATCATTTTTTGCTGCTTTAGTGGCTGCATTTGTTTTGAGATCCATCAATCCATTTGGTAATAGCCGTCTGGTCCTTTTTTATGTGGAGTATCATACCCCGTGGTACCTTTTTGAactgtttccttttattctcctCGGGGTATTTGGAGGGCTATGGGGAGCCTTTTTCATTAGGGCAAATATTGCCTGGTGTCGTCGACGCAAATCCACCAAGTTTGGGAAGTACCCTGTTCTCGAGGTCATCGTTGTTGCAGCCATCACGGCTGTGGTAGCCTTCCCTAACCCCTACACGAGGCTCAACACCAGCGAGCTGATTAAAGAGCTCTTCACAGACTGCGGCCCCCTGGAGTCCTCTTCTCTCTGTGACTACAGAAATGACATGAATGCCAGTAAAATCGTTGACGACATTCCTGATCGTCCAGCAGGCCTTGGAGTGTATTCAGCCATATGGCAGTTGTGCTTGGCACtcatatttaaaatcataatgaCGGTGTTCacttttggtatcaag GTCCCGTCCGGCTTGTTCATCCCCAGCATGGCCATCGGTGCGATCGCCGGCCGCATCGTGGGCATTGCCGTGGAGCAGCTGGCCTACTATCACCACGACTGGTTCATCTTCAAGGAGTGGTGCGAGGTCGGGGCCGACTGCATCACCCCCGGCCTGTACGCCATGGTTGGTGCGGCCGCGTGCTTAG GTGGTGTGACAAGGATGACTGTGTCCCTGGTGGTCATTGTTTTTGAGCTCACAGGAGGCTTGGAGTATATTGTTCCCCTTATGGCTGCAGTAATGACCAGTAAATGGGTTGGAGATGCCTTTGGGAGGGAAGGCATTTATGAAGCTCACATCCGGCTAAATGGGTACCCTTTCTTGGATGCAAAAGAAGAATTCACTCATACCACCCTGGCTGCTGATGTCATGAGACCCCGGAGGAGCGACCCTCCCCTGGCTGTCCTGACCCAGGACAACATGACCGTGGATGACATAGAAAACATGATTAACGAGACCAGCTACAATGGCTTTCCTGTCATAATGTCCAAAGAGTCTCAGAGATTAGTGGGATTTGCCCTCAGAAGAGACCTGACAATTGCCATAG AAAGTGCCAGAAAAAAACAGGAAGGGATCGTGGGCAGTTCGCGCGTGTGTTTTGCACAGCACACCCCGTCCCTCCCTGCGGAGAGCCCCCGGCCCCTGAAGCTGCGCAGCATCCTGGACATGAGCCCGTTCACGGTCACGGACCACACGCCCATGGAGATCGTGGTGGACATCTTCCGGAAGCTGGGCCTGCGGCAGTGCCTGGTCACTCACAACGG aCGCCTCCTTGGTATCATCACAAAAAAAGATATCCTCCGTCATATGGCCCAGACGGCAAACCAAGACCCCGCCTCAATAATGTTCAACTGA